GGGGCCGGCAACTACGGCCTCACGGTGCAGCAGCGCATCTTCGAGAAAACCACCCTGGAAGGCCTGGGCCTGCTGAACCCGCGCGAGGTAACCGGTACCATTCTGGCCGAGCAGCACTTTCCGCTGCTGGGCCGCAGCCTCAACTACTACCTGGGGGCCGGGGCGCACATTGGTCGGCACAAAGACAACGGCACCATCGGCGGCTTCGATGGCATTGTGGGCGTGGAGTGGAAGCTGCCCATTACCCCGCTGCTGGTGTCGTTCGACCTGAAGCCGACCTACGAAATCAACAACGACGACTGGTTCCGCTTTCCGACGGCCGTATCGGTGCGCTACGTGCTGGTGAAGGAAAAAGAAAAGCCCTTTATGGGCGGCCTGTTTGGCGGCGGCAACGATGACGGGGACGGCAAGCGCAAGTCGAAAACCAAAACGAAGCGCAAAAACGATTCGGGCGGCTTCTTCGACGGGTTGTTTGGCAACTAAGCCCTAGGTGCCCTACAGCAGCGCCAGGCTGAGCAGTAGCACCGATACCAGCACAAAGCCAATAATGAGCAGGTAAGCCACCGATACCAGCAGGGCTTTGGCAATGGTTTTGGGCCAGCCCTGCTCGTACACGTGGTGCAAGGCCACCACCAGGTACATAGGCGGGGCCAGTGTAAGCACCCAATCAAACCAGTCGTTCTTCAGGAACTTCGTCCAGAGCATGCCCGCCAGCACCAGCACAAACAAAAAGCAGTGCAGGTGCAGCGAAAACACCAGGTGGTTGATGTAGAGCCGCTTTCGTCGCACGTACAAGCCCTTGAGCAGCAGGGCAAACAGCGGCATCAGCACGAACATCGAGATGGACGCGTTTTTGGTGAGGCGCTGCCGGATCTGGTCCACCGTCGACTCGCGCACGCGCGCCCACTGGCGCAGGGCCAGGCGGTTGAGGAAGGTGGGCGCCACGCCCTTGCTGCGAATCAGCGAATCGGTGCGTGCGGGGCTGGGGTTGCGGGCGTAGCGCTCCAGCTCGGCCGTGCCAAAGCGCACGCGCCCCACCTCAATCGAATCGACGCGGCTGGGCACCTGCGCCAGAATGTTGGCCTCGAGGTCGGGGCGGGCCTGGGCTACCGCGGCGCGGGTGCTGTCGAGGGCGGCGCTGGCGGCTTGCTGAGCTTGGGCGGTGGTATCGGCGAGGCGGCGCTCGTCGTGGCCCATTAGCAGGCCCACCAGCAAAAAGAAAACAAAGCTGATGAATACGTACAGCCGGATGGGCGGCACGTAGGCCACGCGGTGCCCTAGGTTGAACAGGCGCGTAAGCCGCCCGGGCCGAAACAGCAGCAGGCCCAGCGTGCGGAAGAACTTGCTGTCGAAGTGAAACAGGCCTTCGAGGGTTTCCTCTACCAGGTGCCCGAACGAGAGGTTCAGATCGTGGTTTTCCTGGCCGCAATTGGGGCAAAAGCTGTTGGGGCCGCCGGCAGCCACAAAATCGTAGCCGCAGTTGGCACAAGCAGGCAACCGGTGCGGGGTGTGCGCCATAGGAGCTTGGGGTCAGCGGCTCGCCGGCCGCGGCCGCAAGTAAGCATTTCCGTGGCTACGGTTGTGCTTTTTTGCGCACGGGCCTAGCCCCTAGGTGCCCGGCCCGGCCCGGGCGCCTAGGGGCTAGGCCTTGCTGACGCGGCCACTGCCCGAAATGCGCGAGGTAACGCGCGGCGAGCCGGTGTAGTACACGCTGCCCGAGCCGCTGATGCGGGCATCGAGCGTTTGGGCCACCCCAATGCGGCAATTGCCCGAGCCGCTGATGTGCGCCGAGCAGCTGTTGGTTTGCAGCCCGGCGGCCTCGATGCGCCCCGAGCCGCTGATGTGCACCTCGGCCGTGGGGCTGGTGCCGCTCAGGCGCATGCTGCCCGAGCCCGATATGCTGGCTTTGAGGCGCTCGGCCGCTACCGGCACGCGCAAGGCCCCCGAGCCGCTTACCGACAAATCGAGCGCGGCGGCGCGCAGCGGCTGCTCGGCCTGTATGCTGCCCGAGCCGCTCACGCCCAGGGCCTCCACCTGCGGCATGGTTACGTACACCTTCACGGGCGACTTAAACCCGCGCCAGCTTTTCCAGGTGCCTTCGGGTAGGCCGATGCGCAGGCGGCCGTCTTTCACAGTGGTTTGCAGGGTGCGCAGGTCGTCGGGGTTGCCTGCCAGCTCCACCTTTTGCGTAGCGCCTTGCACCAGTACTACCTCGGCCGCAGTAGCCAACGACAAACGCGTGAAGGCCGGCACCTGGCGTACCTCGCGGGTTTGCTGGGGGCGGCCGATGGTGCGGGCGGCCGGTGCCGCGTCGGGCCGGGACACCGGCTGGGCGGCGAGCAGCGCCATGGGTAATGCAAGCAGGGGGAGGAGGGGCGTTTTCATGGCCTGGGCTGTTAGCGGTTGGAGTATTCAAGATAGCAGATGTACTGAAACCCCGTACCGTTGCCTCGCCACCGGAAAATGCACGCAATCAGTCCCTGATAACCCCAGGCGGCCCTAGGTGGCAAGCGCCGGCTCGCGCTGCAGGTAGCTCTGGCCCCAGCCGATCAGCGCATCAAACAACGGCTGCACGCGGCGGCCGTGCTCGGTAAGGTGGTACTCCACTTTGGGCGGCACCTGCTGGTACACCGTGCGCTGCACCACGGCATCGAGCTCCAGCTCCCGTAACTCCTGAATCAGCATCTTTTCGGTGATTTCGGGCATCAGGCGCTTTAGCTCGCCGTAGCGGCGCGGGCCCGCCAGCAAGTAGGAAAGGATGAGCAGCTTCCATTTGCCGCCCAGCACGTTGAGGGTGGTGCGCACCGGGCAAAAGGCGTTGGGCGGCGGGGCCTCGCCGCAGGTTTTCCATTCGGTTTCGGCTTGCTGCTGCTTGGTTAGCTTTACCATGGAAAAAAATAAAGTGCCTGATTATCAACAAAACTACCCAAAAGGTAAGTAGCCTACTTTTTGGTTGGTACTTGCCCGAAACGAAGGTAAGCAGCGTCCTTTGAACAGCCAACGCGGCCCAGGTGGCCAGCGTGGTTTTCCGCAAGTTCAACCCTCACGTACCCATTGTTATGTCGAAGCACATTGTAGTTACGGGCGCCACCGGCAACATCGGCGGCCGCCTTGCCCACGAGCTATTGCGCCTCGGGCACCGTGTAACAGCCGTTGCCCGCTCCGCCGAGCGCCTCGATGCCCTGCGCCAGGCCGGGGCCGAAGTACGGCCCGGCCAACTCAGCGACGTAGCCTTCCTGACCGACGTGTTGCGCGGAGCCGATGCCGCTTTTCTGATGCTGCCGCCCCACGTAACCGCCCCCGACAACCTGGCTTACCAGGACGACCTAGGGCAGGCCATTGCCGGGGCGGTGCGCGCTTCGGGGCTGAAGCAGGCCGTGAACCTGAGCAGCATTGCCGCCGATTTGCCTGCCGGTACCGGGCCCATTGTGGGCGTGCACCGGCAGGAGCAGCGCCTCAACGCCATCGAAGGGTTGAGCGTGGTGCACCTGCGCCCGGCCTACTTCATGGAAAACTTCCTGCCCAACATCGGCCTGATACTGGGCATGGGCATCAACGGCTCGGCCACGCGCCCCGAGCTGGCCTTCCCGATGATTGCCACCCAGGACATTGCCGCCCGCGCCGCCGCGCTGCTCGCCGAATCGGTTTTGCCCGCGGGCCACTCGGCGCAGCTGCTGCTGGGGCCGCGCAACTACTCCATGCAGGAGGCTACCGCCGTGCTGGGCGCCGCCATTGGCCGCCCCGAGCTGCCCTATGTGCAGTTTCCGTACGAGCAGGCCAAACAAGGGATGATAGGCGCCGGCTTGTCGGAGTCGATGGCTGATTTGTACATCGAAATGACGCAAACCCTGAACGCCGAAAAAGCCATGGTGCACGAGGTGCGCACCCCCGACAATACCACGCCTACCACCTTGGAGCATTTTGCCCAGCAGGTGTTTGCGCCCGCGTACCGGGCCGCTGCGGGTGCCGCGCAGCCGGTGGCCTAGTTTTGCCCCACCTACAGCCGTGTTGCACAGCCCCCGCCGGCAATCCGCCGGCAGGGGCTTTTTGTTAAGGCTTGCGTATGCATTCGCAACCCTTGCCCCGCCATGCCCGATAAGCTGCTGCTTCTGCTGAATTTTGCCCTGGCCGCCTACCTAACCGGCGTTATCTGGACGGTGCAGCTCGTGCACTACCCCGGCTTTGCCCTGGTGTCGGCCGAGGCCTTTCGGGCCTACCACCAGGCGCACCTAGGGCGCATGGGCTGGGTGGTGATGGCGCCCATGGTAGCCGAACTGCTGGCGGCCGCGTGGTGGGCCTGGGCGGCGCGCTCGGCCGCCAGCTGGTGGAGCCTGGGCCTGGTGGCATTTGTGTGGGCCGTTACGTTCTTTGTGTCGGTGCCGCTGCACAACCGCCTGGCTACCACCCACGGCCCCGAAACCCAACTGGCCGTATACGCCCTGGTGCGCACCAACTGGCTCCGCACCCTGGCCTGGAGCGCCCGCCTGGGCCTGCTGGGCTGGGTGTTGGTTAGGACTTAGGTTTTAGGGGTCAGAACTGAGAGCTTAGCCTTCAGAGCTTAGTCTTAAAGCCAGCCCCCTAGGTGCCGAAACCAA
The sequence above is drawn from the Hymenobacter sp. YIM 151858-1 genome and encodes:
- a CDS encoding winged helix-turn-helix transcriptional regulator translates to MVKLTKQQQAETEWKTCGEAPPPNAFCPVRTTLNVLGGKWKLLILSYLLAGPRRYGELKRLMPEITEKMLIQELRELELDAVVQRTVYQQVPPKVEYHLTEHGRRVQPLFDALIGWGQSYLQREPALAT
- a CDS encoding DUF3667 domain-containing protein, with the protein product MAHTPHRLPACANCGYDFVAAGGPNSFCPNCGQENHDLNLSFGHLVEETLEGLFHFDSKFFRTLGLLLFRPGRLTRLFNLGHRVAYVPPIRLYVFISFVFFLLVGLLMGHDERRLADTTAQAQQAASAALDSTRAAVAQARPDLEANILAQVPSRVDSIEVGRVRFGTAELERYARNPSPARTDSLIRSKGVAPTFLNRLALRQWARVRESTVDQIRQRLTKNASISMFVLMPLFALLLKGLYVRRKRLYINHLVFSLHLHCFLFVLVLAGMLWTKFLKNDWFDWVLTLAPPMYLVVALHHVYEQGWPKTIAKALLVSVAYLLIIGFVLVSVLLLSLALL
- a CDS encoding head GIN domain-containing protein, whose amino-acid sequence is MALLAAQPVSRPDAAPAARTIGRPQQTREVRQVPAFTRLSLATAAEVVLVQGATQKVELAGNPDDLRTLQTTVKDGRLRIGLPEGTWKSWRGFKSPVKVYVTMPQVEALGVSGSGSIQAEQPLRAAALDLSVSGSGALRVPVAAERLKASISGSGSMRLSGTSPTAEVHISGSGRIEAAGLQTNSCSAHISGSGNCRIGVAQTLDARISGSGSVYYTGSPRVTSRISGSGRVSKA
- a CDS encoding NmrA family NAD(P)-binding protein; the protein is MSKHIVVTGATGNIGGRLAHELLRLGHRVTAVARSAERLDALRQAGAEVRPGQLSDVAFLTDVLRGADAAFLMLPPHVTAPDNLAYQDDLGQAIAGAVRASGLKQAVNLSSIAADLPAGTGPIVGVHRQEQRLNAIEGLSVVHLRPAYFMENFLPNIGLILGMGINGSATRPELAFPMIATQDIAARAAALLAESVLPAGHSAQLLLGPRNYSMQEATAVLGAAIGRPELPYVQFPYEQAKQGMIGAGLSESMADLYIEMTQTLNAEKAMVHEVRTPDNTTPTTLEHFAQQVFAPAYRAAAGAAQPVA